The sequence CCCAGGTTCCGAAAATAGCAGAAAAAAGCTCCCCGGGCAGGACTCGAACCTGCAACCTACTGGTTAACAGCCAGTCGCTACTGCCGATTGAGCTACCGGGGAGTGGAATTCACTATCTTCTCGTCAAAGAACATTGATAACAGCACAATCATCTAACGCTATCGAGGGTAAAATAAACTACAAATTACCCCTAATGTCAAGGATTACAGCCATCATTGGAGAACAAGTTTCCCGAACTTCCTCTTCCCAACCTTGATAACAAGCTCGTTTCCCGCCGGAAGGTCTTCCGAAGACATCTTTTGCCCGTTTATTGTGACCGCGCCCTGTTTGATCATCCGTTTCCCTTCCGAGGTTGAAGGCACGAGTCCCATGTTCACCATGAGCTTGGGAAGCCATGTACCGGCATTGTACCGGCTCATCGTCACGGTCTCGATTTCCTCGGGTATCTCCTTGTCCCTGAACATCTTCTCGAAGTTCTCATGGGCGACCTCAGCGGAGGATGCGTCGTGGAAGCGGGTGATGATCTCCTTCGCGAAATCGACCTTTGCCTGTTTCGGGTGGACCGAGCCTGCCGCGATCCCCTTCTTGAGAGCCTCCAGGGATGCGAGGGGAATATCGCTCAGGAGCTCGTAGTACTTTATCATCAGCTCGTCGGAAATGGACATCAGCTTACCGAACATCTCCTCGGGTGGCTCGTCGATGCCCACGTAGTTCCCGTAGCTCTTGCTCATTTTGTTGATGCCGTCGGTGCCTTCGAGGAGCGGCACCGTGACGAGGACCTGCGATTCCTGGCCGTAGGCCTTCTGTATGTCCCTCCCCACGAAAAGGTTGAATATCTGGTCATGGCCGCCAAGCTCGATGTCCGCCTTGAGAGCGACGGAATCGTAGCCCTGGACGAGGGGATAAAGGAATTCATGGATGCTGATGGGCAGGTTGTTCTGGTAACGGTTCCTGAAGTCCTCCCTCTCCATGATCCGTGCCATCGTGTACTGGGCGCAGAGCCTGATCATGTCTGCGGCGTTGATCTGTTCGAACCATTCACTGTTGTATCGGACCTCCGTCCTCTCCGGGTCGAGTATCTTGAAGACCTGCTTCTTGTATGTCTCCGCGTTGACCATGATCTCTTCCTTCGTCAGAGCAGGCCGCGTCTCGCTGCGTCCCGTCGGGTCGCCGATCATCCCCGTGAAATCACCGATAAGGAATATGGCGATGTGGCCCAGGTCCTGAAATTGCTTCAGCTTCTGGAGAACCACCGTATGACCGAGATGAAGGTCGGGGGCCGTCGGGTCCAGGCCAAGCTTGACCCTGAGCGGTTTTCCTTCCTTCTCCGAACGCGCCAGTTTGTCCCTGAGTTCCTTCTCATTGATCAGGTCTACAGCGCCACGCTTGATTATTGCCAGTTGTTCTTCGATCCCCATAACGTCTCCAATACGGTGTTTTCAGAAGATCTGAACTGTGTGACGAACTTCCGGTCAGATTACTTTTTCCTTGACCCTTTTGATATCAAGGCACCTGTGCCCGTTCCTGTCGATGGTGAGCAGGACCCCCTGGACCTCGACATCGTCCTTTCCTACCTCGAACTTCTGCGGCATCTGGGTGTAGAAACGTTCAAGGACCCCCTTTTTGTCCATCCCGATGACAGAATCGGTGGGGCCCGTCATGCCCGCGTCGGTGATGTACCCGGTGCCTCTCGGCAACACCCTGTCGTCAGCGGTCTGGACGTGCGTGTGGGTGCCCATCAGGGCCGTAACCCTTCCGTCGAGGTACCATCCCATGGCTATCTTCTCCGATGTCGCCTCCGCGTGAAAATCGACGATGATCGGCGCATCCGGTCTTTCCATCTCGAGGAACTCCTCCATGGCCCGGAAGGGGCAATCGAGGGAATTCATGAAGATACGCCCTTCTATGTTGGCGACACATAGCGAGAGGTCGTTCTTCTTCACCACGGTATACCCGAAGCCAGGTGTTCCCCGGGGATAATTGAGGGGACGGACCACCCTCTTCTCTTCCATGAGGAAGGGGATCACCTCTTTCTTCTTCCAGACATGATTTCCCGTGGTAATTGCGTCAACACCGAGGGAGAGCATCTCCACCGCGGTCCTGGTGGTTATCCCTATTCCCCCCGCCAGGTTCTCACCGTTTATCACGACGAAATCCGCGCGGTTCTGCTCGAGGTACCGACCGACAGCCTTCCGTCCCGGCTTCCCGATCACATCACCCAGGAAAAGTACTGTAAATTGGTCATTTTGCATATTCTATCGAACGTGTTTCCCTGATCACGACCACCTTGATCTGGCCCGGATAGGACAGGTCTGTCTCGATCTTCTTCGCGATGTCCTTGGACATCATAATGATGTTCTCGTCACCCACCCTCTCGCTGTTGACGACTATGCGTATCTCCCTGCCCGCCTGGATGGCATAGGATTTCTCAACGCCCTGGAAGGTGTTGGCTATCTTTTCGAGTTCCTGGAGCCGCTTGATGTAGGTTTCCAACATCTCCCTGCGCGCGCCGGGCCTTGCCCCCGAGAGGGCGTCGGCCGCTTGAACGATCACGTCGAGGAGGCTTTTGACCTCAACGTCCTCGTGGTGGGCCAGAACGGCATGGATGATCTCCTCGCTCTCCCCGTATTTTCTCGCCAGGTCGGCGCCTATCGTGGCATGGGAACCCTCGATCTCGTGGTCGACGGCCTTCCCGATATCGTGAAGGAGCCCCGCCCTCTTCGCCTCCTTGACGCTCACCTTCAACTCCGAGGCGATGGCGCCACAGATGAAGGCCACCTCGAGGGAATGCTGGTAGATATTCTGGGCGTAGCTGCTGCGGAACTTGAGCCTCCCCAGGAGCTTGACAAGCTCGGGGTGAACGTTGTGGATCCCGAGGTCGAACACCGCCTGTTCACCAGCCTCCTTGATCTTCTCCTCCATCTCCTCGGCAACCTTGGAGACGATCTCCTCGATCCGGGCAGGGTGTATCCTGCCGTCGCTTATGAGCTTCGCTATGGCGATCCTCGCCACCTCTCTCCTCACGGGATTGAAACAGGAAAGGATCACCTCCTCCGGGGTGTCATCGATGATGATATCCACGCCCGTCGCGGCCTCCAGGGCCCTGATATTCCGGCCTTCACGGCCTATGATCCTGCCCTTCATCTCCTCGTTGGGCAGAGGGACCACGGAAACGGTGTCCTCACCGACGTATTCGCCGGCATACCTCTGGATGGCAAAAGCTATGATCTCCTTCGCCTTCTTGTCCGCCTTCTCTCTGGCCTCCTCTTCGATCTTCTTGATCATTTTCATCGATTCGAAGCGGGCCTCTTCCTCCATGGCGGTGACGAGCATTTTCTTTGCCTCTTCGGCGGTCATGCCCGATATCTTTTCGAGTTGCTCCTTCGCGCGTACCACGAGGGTCTCCTGCTCCCTGATCCTGCCTTCCAGCTGGTTGTGCTTGTTCGACATCTCGCGGTCTTTTCGCGACAGCTCTTCCTCTTTCCTTTCAAGGGTATCGAGCTTCTTGTCTATGTTGAGTTCCTTCTGCGAAAGCCTGCGCTCGGTGTTCTGCATCTCCACCTTCCGGGCCTTCACCTCCTGTTCGATCTCGTTGCGGGCCTGAAGGACGACGTCCTTCGCCTGGATGGAAGCCTCCCGTATGACGACATCGGCCTCTTTCTTCGCGTCATCAAGGATCTTCTTTCCGATCTTGTCGTATTCGCCAACTTTCTTCTGGTGGATAAGCTTGGTAAGAAAAAAGCCGATAAACAGAGCTACAACGAAAGCGATAACGGCTATCACTATTGTATTCAATGGGACCCCCTAATATATCTCAATATTATTAAGGGGGTGCGGTCAAAAGGAAAGAAAGAGGATTAACAATATAGATACAGACCAATGAATATTTATATTGAATACCCCTCCATGACGGCTCGAAGTTTATTTATGTCAAACCTCTGTTTCCTTAAGCATTACCCCTTAAAATTAGCCCCGCAATGCCGTGTAGACGATATGTCTTGAACCTCGTGTTCACGTGGGTGTCGTTTTACTGCATCAGGCTTCTCACTCGAGGTGAGCATGCACACCGCAGCAGGGAACGACTCCCTGTGTTGAGGTGTTGGCTCACAGCCTACCGCCTATCACGAACACCGCAGGGAACATCTATATTTTCAATATCTTCGAACTTTTTAATAAGTCGAAGCGTCCTTCCGTCCACCTTTTCTATCTGCTGCTTCATCTCCAGGTATTCGTCCGCCAGTTCCATCATTGCCATGATGACTGCATTCAGTGTATTGACTATACCGTAGCGCGTAACAACGCGGTCGATCTTGTCGCCCACAAAGCGGGCATCGCGTTTGATCCTCTCATCATCCTCCCCGACGAAAGTGAAAGGCTGTTTCAGGATGGTCACTTCAACCTTCTTCTCCATGCAGACCCCTAAATCTCTACTCTTTCGACCTTTTCGAGTATCTTCTGGACCTTCTCGATGAGTAATTCC is a genomic window of Syntrophorhabdus sp. containing:
- the rny gene encoding ribonuclease Y, with protein sequence MNTIVIAVIAFVVALFIGFFLTKLIHQKKVGEYDKIGKKILDDAKKEADVVIREASIQAKDVVLQARNEIEQEVKARKVEMQNTERRLSQKELNIDKKLDTLERKEEELSRKDREMSNKHNQLEGRIREQETLVVRAKEQLEKISGMTAEEAKKMLVTAMEEEARFESMKMIKKIEEEAREKADKKAKEIIAFAIQRYAGEYVGEDTVSVVPLPNEEMKGRIIGREGRNIRALEAATGVDIIIDDTPEEVILSCFNPVRREVARIAIAKLISDGRIHPARIEEIVSKVAEEMEEKIKEAGEQAVFDLGIHNVHPELVKLLGRLKFRSSYAQNIYQHSLEVAFICGAIASELKVSVKEAKRAGLLHDIGKAVDHEIEGSHATIGADLARKYGESEEIIHAVLAHHEDVEVKSLLDVIVQAADALSGARPGARREMLETYIKRLQELEKIANTFQGVEKSYAIQAGREIRIVVNSERVGDENIIMMSKDIAKKIETDLSYPGQIKVVVIRETRSIEYAK
- a CDS encoding TIGR00282 family metallophosphoesterase yields the protein MQNDQFTVLFLGDVIGKPGRKAVGRYLEQNRADFVVINGENLAGGIGITTRTAVEMLSLGVDAITTGNHVWKKKEVIPFLMEEKRVVRPLNYPRGTPGFGYTVVKKNDLSLCVANIEGRIFMNSLDCPFRAMEEFLEMERPDAPIIVDFHAEATSEKIAMGWYLDGRVTALMGTHTHVQTADDRVLPRGTGYITDAGMTGPTDSVIGMDKKGVLERFYTQMPQKFEVGKDDVEVQGVLLTIDRNGHRCLDIKRVKEKVI
- a CDS encoding tyrosine--tRNA ligase; the encoded protein is MGIEEQLAIIKRGAVDLINEKELRDKLARSEKEGKPLRVKLGLDPTAPDLHLGHTVVLQKLKQFQDLGHIAIFLIGDFTGMIGDPTGRSETRPALTKEEIMVNAETYKKQVFKILDPERTEVRYNSEWFEQINAADMIRLCAQYTMARIMEREDFRNRYQNNLPISIHEFLYPLVQGYDSVALKADIELGGHDQIFNLFVGRDIQKAYGQESQVLVTVPLLEGTDGINKMSKSYGNYVGIDEPPEEMFGKLMSISDELMIKYYELLSDIPLASLEALKKGIAAGSVHPKQAKVDFAKEIITRFHDASSAEVAHENFEKMFRDKEIPEEIETVTMSRYNAGTWLPKLMVNMGLVPSTSEGKRMIKQGAVTINGQKMSSEDLPAGNELVIKVGKRKFGKLVLQ